A genomic region of Candidatus Melainabacteria bacterium contains the following coding sequences:
- a CDS encoding tetratricopeptide repeat protein produces MPEGNPDAPAISEDLRLGELLVEFGLVERKKLEAALQIVDQTGLALGRVLVLSQYIKEPLLDAAIHCQTMLKTNSVDPATARRALQAVAAGEHPTLESALSTIGYEKPDDSSANKLGELLIESGLISQAQLDTALRQSEETGLPFGRSLVLSGMISEAGLTATLNAQSLLRNGRVTREQAIKSLRSSSRRNISSGAQTPVERDFYGLPDRRTVLLGELLIAAGTITKPQLSNAIEVSVSTGKLLGQVLVDSHYCTQSLLENALQLQEMIISNQCSQQDAIRVMFLMDREGLRIEQAIQKVRMNELGNTKRVSFTEFLKLLGLITDNDIEKALQLGRENSQMMLQMLLMTDVCDANFLHLAAGCNAMMEAGRMTAEHAFILFDYARKKQINVTQAMKELNWTQRDLMAEPAKPPAIASADADWEAARVLAEQSFQDGRFSDAERQWIDVIRKAEKFGRESQRFVGSIERLADVYCRLGHIDRAESLYSDALIIKTRVLPPTSLHIASTVNNLAKVNYFQGKYDEAENFASRYLSLYKANFPPDHPDVACALQNMATLYHMQNKFEQAEPYYVEALNICKRQLGEQHPTTVRMQQNYARLLQSLRRYQELKRMDVMATGTVTGSWKAVSVPEGHELYRYNERLSDD; encoded by the coding sequence ATGCCAGAAGGCAATCCTGACGCACCAGCTATTAGCGAGGATTTACGGCTTGGCGAGCTGTTAGTCGAATTTGGACTGGTTGAGCGGAAGAAGCTGGAAGCGGCGTTGCAGATTGTCGACCAGACTGGCCTGGCTCTTGGTCGAGTGCTGGTGCTGTCGCAATATATCAAAGAACCTTTGCTCGATGCGGCTATTCATTGTCAGACGATGTTGAAAACCAACAGTGTCGATCCGGCAACGGCGCGGCGGGCTTTGCAGGCTGTCGCCGCAGGAGAGCACCCGACTCTCGAGAGTGCTCTTTCCACAATTGGCTATGAAAAGCCTGATGATTCCTCGGCAAACAAGCTGGGCGAATTGCTTATCGAATCAGGATTGATCTCGCAAGCTCAGTTGGATACTGCCTTGAGGCAGAGCGAAGAGACCGGACTTCCTTTTGGCCGTTCGCTGGTGTTGTCTGGAATGATTTCAGAAGCCGGTCTGACCGCCACTTTAAATGCTCAGTCGTTGTTGCGAAATGGGCGCGTCACTCGTGAACAAGCGATCAAATCTCTTCGGTCAAGCTCCCGCCGCAATATTTCAAGTGGTGCTCAGACGCCTGTTGAGCGGGATTTCTATGGTTTGCCCGACCGACGCACGGTGCTTCTGGGAGAACTGCTGATTGCCGCCGGTACGATAACGAAACCGCAGCTCAGTAATGCCATTGAAGTCAGCGTCAGCACTGGGAAGTTGCTTGGACAGGTTCTTGTCGATTCGCATTACTGTACGCAGAGCCTTCTTGAAAATGCGTTGCAGTTGCAGGAGATGATCATCTCTAATCAGTGCTCGCAACAGGACGCGATTCGAGTAATGTTCCTGATGGACAGAGAAGGTTTGAGGATCGAACAAGCAATTCAAAAAGTTCGAATGAACGAACTCGGCAACACGAAGCGTGTTTCATTCACTGAGTTTTTGAAGTTGCTTGGTCTGATCACCGATAACGACATTGAAAAAGCTTTGCAGCTGGGGCGCGAGAATTCCCAGATGATGCTGCAGATGCTTCTCATGACTGATGTATGCGACGCCAACTTCTTGCATCTTGCGGCAGGCTGCAATGCCATGATGGAAGCAGGGCGCATGACCGCCGAGCATGCCTTCATCCTGTTTGACTATGCGCGGAAGAAACAGATCAACGTCACGCAAGCAATGAAAGAGCTGAACTGGACGCAGCGTGACCTGATGGCTGAACCCGCCAAACCTCCAGCTATCGCCAGTGCCGATGCAGATTGGGAAGCGGCACGGGTTCTGGCTGAGCAATCCTTTCAAGATGGACGTTTTTCAGATGCTGAACGACAGTGGATTGACGTGATTCGAAAAGCTGAAAAATTCGGTCGTGAAAGTCAGCGTTTCGTCGGCTCAATCGAACGTCTTGCTGATGTCTATTGCCGTCTGGGTCATATCGATCGCGCTGAATCTCTCTATAGCGATGCTTTGATCATCAAAACCCGTGTGTTGCCTCCGACTAGTTTGCATATCGCATCTACTGTCAATAATCTCGCCAAGGTCAATTATTTCCAGGGCAAATATGATGAAGCCGAAAATTTTGCCAGTCGATATCTATCCTTATATAAGGCAAATTTCCCGCCCGATCATCCCGATGTCGCCTGCGCGCTTCAAAATATGGCAACGCTGTATCACATGCAGAATAAGTTCGAGCAGGCCGAACCTTATTATGTAGAAGCGCTGAACATCTGCAAGCGTCAACTGGGAGAGCAGCACCCAACCACGGTGCGTATGCAACAGAACTATGCTCGCTTGCTGCAAAGTTTGAGACGTTATCAGGAACTTAAACGTATGGACGTCATGGCGACAGGCACAGTTACAGGAAGTTGGAAGGCCGTCAGCGTGCCTGAGGGTCACGAGCTTTACCGTTACAACGAGCGACTTAGCGACGATTAG
- a CDS encoding tetratricopeptide repeat protein — MDAQVCREKWAHYKLLAEQAAEKRLFEESEENWWLAIRQAEDAQSAQMVCMCLDGLGDLFAKQGRHQDAEPLYRESLHKKVGALGENHPVVGRAYNNLAFALYKYGKVEEAEHSLRQALMIFQDTLGLGVPEAQWSARHLVKLLREQGRTPEAVEMSKVMDSATINTTLDQTTTGARLPAALCEVCHRPYKGLQCLRCTQRGMSALRTLESNPANRR; from the coding sequence ATGGATGCTCAAGTTTGCAGGGAAAAGTGGGCTCACTATAAGCTCTTAGCGGAACAAGCCGCTGAGAAAAGACTTTTCGAAGAGTCTGAGGAAAACTGGTGGCTGGCAATCCGTCAGGCCGAAGATGCACAGTCTGCCCAAATGGTGTGCATGTGCCTCGATGGACTTGGCGACTTGTTTGCCAAGCAGGGGCGTCATCAAGATGCTGAGCCGCTTTACCGCGAATCTCTGCATAAGAAAGTGGGCGCTCTCGGAGAGAATCATCCCGTTGTGGGGCGGGCGTACAATAACTTAGCGTTCGCTCTGTACAAATATGGAAAAGTCGAAGAAGCTGAGCACTCTTTGCGACAGGCTTTGATGATTTTTCAAGACACGCTTGGGCTCGGTGTTCCGGAAGCGCAATGGAGCGCAAGGCATCTGGTCAAGTTGCTGCGTGAGCAGGGCCGCACGCCTGAAGCTGTGGAAATGAGCAAAGTGATGGACAGTGCCACGATCAACACCACGCTTGATCAAACGACTACCGGAGCACGGCTGCCGGCCGCACTCTGTGAGGTTTGCCATCGACCGTATAAAGGGCTTCAGTGTTTGCGTTGTACACAAAGAGGCATGTCTGCATTGCGGACACTTGAATCCAACCCTGCTAATAGACGCTAA
- a CDS encoding divalent metal cation transporter produces the protein MNATASPNSDDLTPRQKAIDEKNPIKRFFLVLGPGLITGASDDDPSGIGTYSVAGASLGFSTLWLALVTLPMMAAVQYSCAKIGMVTGQGLAGVLKKNYPKPLLYLAVAALFVANTLNVGADIGAIAAAIQLLHPVPIMPTILLVSVSILVVQFLGSYKLIANVFKWLTVVLFAYIATAFFVHVNVVEVLKATFIPTFQPTAEFVSTLVAILGTTISPYLFFWQASQQVEEDRSEGKRALWQRRGASDEELKVAAMDVNAGMVLSNSVMYFIIFTCAATLHAHGQTHIATATDAAKALAPVAGKFSELLLAIGLIGTGLLAIPILTGSAAYALSEAFGWRYGLDEKPYRAKQFYAVIAVSTVVGMAMNFFGMNAIAALFWSAVINGLVAPPLLFLIMMVVNNKEIMGDKTNSVMTNVMGWASTAAMTAAAVALFFTWGK, from the coding sequence ATGAACGCCACCGCCAGTCCGAACAGCGATGACCTGACCCCTCGCCAGAAGGCAATAGACGAGAAAAATCCGATCAAGCGCTTTTTTCTGGTCCTTGGTCCAGGGCTGATCACAGGGGCGTCCGACGACGACCCCTCTGGTATTGGTACTTACTCGGTAGCCGGTGCCTCGCTCGGCTTTTCAACGCTCTGGCTGGCTCTGGTGACACTACCTATGATGGCGGCAGTGCAATACAGTTGTGCCAAGATTGGCATGGTGACCGGTCAGGGATTGGCCGGTGTTTTGAAAAAGAATTATCCGAAGCCACTTCTATATCTTGCTGTAGCTGCTCTTTTCGTCGCGAATACGCTAAATGTTGGTGCCGATATAGGAGCTATCGCTGCTGCGATTCAGCTTCTGCATCCGGTGCCGATTATGCCGACTATCCTACTGGTTTCGGTTTCAATCCTGGTTGTTCAATTTTTGGGCTCGTACAAGCTTATTGCCAATGTTTTCAAATGGCTTACCGTGGTTTTGTTCGCCTACATCGCTACTGCCTTCTTTGTGCATGTAAATGTGGTTGAAGTTTTGAAGGCTACGTTCATTCCTACGTTTCAGCCAACAGCGGAATTCGTGTCTACCCTCGTTGCTATTCTTGGTACGACCATCTCTCCTTATCTGTTCTTCTGGCAGGCAAGTCAGCAAGTCGAAGAAGATCGCAGCGAGGGTAAGCGAGCGCTGTGGCAGCGGCGAGGTGCTTCCGACGAAGAGTTGAAAGTGGCGGCAATGGATGTTAACGCCGGCATGGTGCTCTCCAACTCAGTCATGTATTTCATTATCTTTACTTGTGCGGCCACACTTCATGCGCACGGGCAGACTCATATCGCAACTGCCACTGACGCTGCCAAAGCTCTTGCACCTGTGGCCGGGAAATTCTCCGAGTTGCTGCTTGCTATTGGACTGATTGGTACTGGTTTACTGGCCATCCCAATTCTGACCGGGTCAGCAGCTTATGCTCTTTCGGAAGCGTTTGGGTGGCGCTATGGGTTGGATGAGAAGCCCTACCGTGCAAAACAGTTCTATGCAGTGATTGCCGTTTCGACAGTGGTTGGTATGGCGATGAACTTCTTTGGGATGAACGCCATTGCCGCCTTGTTCTGGTCGGCAGTTATTAACGGGCTGGTTGCGCCGCCACTGCTATTTTTGATCATGATGGTTGTTAACAACAAAGAGATCATGGGCGATAAGACCAACAGCGTCATGACGAACGTTATGGGATGGGCATCTACAGCTGCGATGACCGCGGCCGCTGTTGCTCTGTTCTTTACCTGGGGAAAATGA
- a CDS encoding replication-associated recombination protein A, whose product MSVSLNQKIPLADRMRPRSLDEFVGQEKLIAEDGVLKQMVELDQITSFILWGPPGVGKTTLARIIANQTDSRWTSFSAVTSGIKEIKSVMAEAEAFMNLEHRRTVLFVDEIHRFNKAQQDAFLPYVENGTITLVGATTENPSFEINSALLSRLKVFVLEELGAGDLQKIMRNALSDRERGLGNEQIEVTDDQLNMISVYSSGDARTALNTLELAVLLSKRKGAKSLTESMIRTAIQQAVLKYDKNGEHHYNLISALHKSMRNSDVDASLYWLARMLEAGEEPLYVARRLVRFASEDIGLSAPAALTQAVAAMQAVELVGMPECKIALAQVVVYMASAPKSNAVYKAYNLAARDALNMSQHPVPMHLRNAPTKLMKELGYSKGYKYAHDYDEGKADMKCLPSELEGTTYYEPTGRGFEGKIRDRE is encoded by the coding sequence ATGAGCGTTTCGTTAAATCAGAAGATACCGCTGGCTGATCGTATGCGTCCACGCAGTTTGGACGAATTTGTTGGTCAGGAGAAACTGATTGCTGAAGACGGTGTTTTGAAGCAGATGGTCGAGCTCGACCAGATTACGTCATTCATTCTATGGGGACCTCCGGGAGTCGGAAAAACTACACTCGCGCGCATAATCGCCAATCAAACAGACAGTCGGTGGACATCTTTCTCAGCTGTCACGTCAGGCATAAAAGAGATCAAAAGTGTGATGGCTGAGGCAGAGGCATTTATGAACCTCGAACATCGTCGCACCGTGCTCTTTGTCGATGAAATACATCGGTTCAATAAGGCGCAGCAGGATGCTTTTCTGCCTTATGTCGAGAATGGCACTATAACGCTGGTGGGTGCTACCACAGAGAATCCATCTTTCGAGATCAACAGCGCCTTGCTCTCTCGTTTGAAGGTCTTCGTGTTAGAAGAGCTCGGTGCCGGTGATCTGCAAAAAATTATGCGCAATGCTCTCTCCGACCGCGAGCGCGGGTTAGGCAATGAGCAGATAGAAGTAACCGACGACCAATTGAATATGATTTCTGTTTACTCCTCTGGTGATGCCAGAACCGCTCTCAATACACTTGAATTAGCCGTGCTTCTGTCAAAGCGAAAAGGAGCAAAGTCTTTGACCGAATCGATGATAAGAACAGCGATTCAACAGGCGGTACTTAAATACGATAAGAATGGTGAGCACCACTACAATCTCATCTCTGCCTTGCATAAATCGATGCGTAATTCAGATGTCGATGCCAGTTTGTACTGGTTGGCTCGCATGCTTGAGGCTGGAGAAGAGCCTCTTTATGTGGCGCGGCGGCTGGTCAGATTTGCCTCTGAAGATATCGGGCTTTCCGCTCCCGCTGCCTTGACTCAAGCGGTAGCGGCCATGCAAGCAGTTGAACTGGTGGGCATGCCTGAGTGCAAAATTGCTCTTGCACAGGTCGTTGTATACATGGCTAGTGCTCCCAAATCCAATGCGGTTTACAAGGCTTACAACCTGGCTGCCCGCGATGCTTTGAATATGAGTCAGCATCCTGTTCCTATGCATCTGAGGAACGCTCCCACAAAGCTGATGAAGGAGCTGGGATATTCGAAGGGCTACAAGTATGCTCACGATTATGATGAGGGTAAGGCCGATATGAAGTGTCTTCCGTCTGAGTTGGAAGGCACCACCTACTACGAGCCGACCGGTCGTGGTTTCGAAGGCAAAATTCGCGACCGCGAGTAG
- a CDS encoding Uma2 family endonuclease: MAHFSKMPRLSVEEYLDREQRATVRHEYIDGQLFAMTGASEAHNIICGNVFAALHGHLRGSGCRAFMNDMKVKVEAANSFYYPDIMVTCEPYDGESVFKQAPLVLMEVLSPSTRHIDRREKMMAYRQLESLRQYLLVHQNRYRVDSYRKCKDGNWEISTLGRGDSIVFDSFSAALELSLDAVYEGVVIDSFVEESDDDLENYQVN; encoded by the coding sequence ATGGCACATTTTTCGAAAATGCCAAGATTGAGTGTCGAGGAGTACCTCGATCGAGAGCAACGTGCCACTGTGCGGCACGAATATATTGACGGTCAGCTTTTTGCCATGACCGGTGCAAGCGAGGCTCATAACATTATTTGCGGCAATGTATTTGCGGCGCTGCATGGGCATTTAAGAGGTTCAGGCTGCCGCGCTTTTATGAACGACATGAAGGTAAAAGTCGAGGCCGCGAATAGTTTCTACTATCCGGACATTATGGTCACTTGCGAGCCTTATGACGGCGAGAGCGTCTTTAAACAAGCTCCGCTCGTTCTGATGGAAGTTTTGTCTCCATCGACCAGACACATCGATCGACGTGAGAAGATGATGGCGTATCGGCAACTGGAAAGTTTGCGACAATATCTGCTTGTGCACCAGAACAGGTATCGAGTTGATTCTTACCGAAAGTGCAAAGACGGCAATTGGGAGATTTCCACACTCGGAAGAGGCGACAGCATTGTTTTCGACTCGTTTTCCGCAGCCCTGGAGTTGTCTTTGGATGCAGTATACGAGGGAGTTGTGATCGATAGCTTTGTCGAAGAAAGCGACGACGATTTGGAAAACTACCAGGTCAATTAG